One part of the Glycine max cultivar Williams 82 chromosome 14, Glycine_max_v4.0, whole genome shotgun sequence genome encodes these proteins:
- the LOC102663669 gene encoding uncharacterized protein: MACPEGQKVAFCTYTLVEKAKYWWENTRQCLEAEGLDVTWDVFKRVFLEKYFPEDVRNKKEMEFLELKQGSMTMAAYAAKIEDLVRYFPHYQGRDGESSKCVKFLNGLRPEVKQAMNYQGVRQFPFLVNMCRIWDEDSRDRATIIGVQVQ, encoded by the coding sequence ATGGCATGTCCGGAGGGGCAAAAGGTTGCTTTTTGTACATATACTCTAGTGGAAAAGGCTAAGTATTGGTGGGAGAATACTCGCCAATGCCTAGAGGCTGAAGGTCTAGATGTGACCTGGGATGTCTTCAAGAGAGTGTTTTTGGAGAAATACTTTCCTGAGGATGTTAGGAACAAGAAGGAGATGGAGTTCTTGGAGCTTAAGCAAGGAAGTATGACTATGGCTGCATATGCAGCCAAGATTGAGGATCTGGTGAGATACTTTCCCCATTATCAAGGGAGAGATGGTGAAAGTTCCAAGTGTGTAAAGTTTCTGAATGGCTTACGACCTGAAGTGAAGCAAGCTATGAATTACCAAGGTGTTCGTCAGTTCCCATTTTTGGTTAACATGTGTCGGATTTGGGATGAAGACTCCCGAGACAGGGCGACTATTATAGGAGTACAGGTCCAATGA